Part of the Zingiber officinale cultivar Zhangliang chromosome 8A, Zo_v1.1, whole genome shotgun sequence genome, TGAAGCTCATTTGCAATGCTTGGCAAGAAAACATGTTTGAGGCATGGGCATCGCATTATCTGTAGTTGCTTCAGTTTCTTAAAAGTTTCAGATGGTAGTAGTCGTGAATGAGTTGCCTCCAATGTCTGTGTGAACAGATTCAATAACTTTTTACAATTAACAACTTCAAAAGTAGTGAGGTTATGCAAGCTTCCAGGAGGAACAACTCCATTGCAGAAACTGATTAGATTCGACATCTGAGATAGTCGTATCATTTGCAGTTTCGGAAAGATAACGGAATCATGCCCAAGCCCTTCAAAATTTAGCAGTACATGTGGCCCGGGACATCCTTCAAGAAGAAGCTCTACTAGACTTGGATGCACTCTCTGAAGCAAGTCTTGTGGCAAAATGTCAACAATGTTTCTGCACCTTCTTAATTCAAGTGTTCTTAATTTTTTGAGTGAATAAGCAGGAAGCTGGCCAGGACAAATCTGTTCCAGATTCTCCATGTCCAAAAGGGTTAGCTTCATGAGCTCACCAAATGCATTCGATGGAGTATCATCAGTTGACCGTAGAAGACATTGGATTTGATGGCAGTTCACAATGAGCAAAGACTGCAGATTGGCAAAGCAAGACATGCTCTCTAAGGGTATCAGATCTGTGAAATTCCATTGGCAACTATCAAGCCTCAATGCTTCGGCTCTCTTGAGAAAAGGCTTACCCCAACTGATCATCGACTGACTTGCTTGTTTTACAAAAAAGTCTCTCTGGTTTTTAGAAGCCAGTGAAAACCAATCTGGCTCATTATATATAATGAAGTGGCGCAAGGCTTTGTAAGCATTGTCAGGAATAATTTGTTCAGAAAAATCTCGGGCATACTTGACATACAACTCAACCCTGACCAACTTTTTCAAAGATGCAACCTCAACTAGTAGTGCTTCAGTCACATTGTAGCCTCTCAAGTAAAGTTCTTCGAGTTGAGTTAACTTTGGTACCAAATTTCTGGGTATCTGCAGCAATGTGCAATTCGACAAGTCCAAAAGCTTTAGCTTAACTAGACCATATACTGTTTCCGGTAAGGCAGTAATACCTCTACATTCCTGCAAGGTAAGTATTACGAGTGTCTTTAGTTCCCCGACAACATTTATATCGTTCAGCTGTTTACATCTATCTAAACGGAGAGTTCCTAGACCTTTTAAGCATATCAATGAGGAAGGTAAAGAAGTAATGTCTGTATTACTTAAATCGAGAACATTTAGTGAGACCATGTTTTCAAAGAAATTGTCTGGCACACTAGTAATTGGGTTAATATTCAGCAACAACAGAATTAGTTTGGGGCAATTTGGTTTTTCAGGAATTTCTTGCAAGAAATTATTCGAGAGTGAAATTCTCTTGCAATCTGCTAAGTTCTCATACTTCGGCCAATCTATAAGGCCAAGTCCAGCTTTAACAAGAAAATGGTTGTTGTCCTTGAAGCCAATATATACAGCTACATCTCGCACCACATCATGAAGCTTCACACACCCGGCTTTCTTACTATCAAGCACTAAACATGAAAGTTTCAGTTTCTGGAGCAAAAAATGCACTCTGCCACGTACATTCTCTAAAGTGGAGAGATTACTCAATAAATTCTCTCCGACTGCATATCGAGTTATTTCATCCTCACTGATATCATAGTCCTCGCGGAACAAACAGCAGTAGAGAAACAACTGTTTTAGTTCAGCAGTCTTCAGATTTTGATAACTTAGCTCTAGTGGTTTGAACAATTTTTCCTCTACCTCTTCCATGTTTCCAGGAACGGATTGCTTGAGTTGGGATAAGGCATCTTCCCAAGCACGGGCATCCTTGTAAGATCGTAACGCTCTTCCCACTACAGCAATTGCCAGCGGCAAACCACAACATTCTTGTGCTACCTTTCTTGCAACCGGTTCTATGCCATCAGACTCAGCAACTTGTCCCGCCCTCATTCTGAAAAGTTGCCATGAATCTTCTTCAGACAAGGTGGCAACTTCCACTGAGACATCAGTTTCCATTACATTGCATGTTTCAGCTTTGCGGGAGGTAAGCATCACTTTACAACCCTTGTGTTCTTGGTATGGAATCCCAACTTCCGTAACTAGCTCCAGCCTTGCCCAAACATCATCTAGCATTATCAaaactttcttctccttctccaacCTAGTGGCCAACATCTTATTTGAGGATTCACGCATGCCCAGCGCATCAGCAATGTGGCGTTGGATCTGAGCTATGTTTGGATTCTGTGACACAACCACATCTATTACCACATCAAATGTTtctgcttccttcatctttctgcCTATTTCTTCCATCAATACAGTTTTGCCTACACCACCCATGCCATATATTCCAATCAAATTCACTTTATCATCATTCAGGGCATCAATAACCTTTCGCATTGCCTCTTTGGTGGCGCCAAAGCTCACAAAGTCTTTGTTCGATGGATGAGTAAGAGTTGATGGATCAAGAGTATGAGAAAAAGCTTGGAAGTTCTTTCGATCTAGTAGTTCTAATGCTTTAGCCCTTTTCTTGGTAGCCTCCCTTCCGACCTTATAACGAGGCACCAAACTAGGGATGCAACATTTCTCATCCCTTACTATCCTGTTGAAGTTGTTCTCGATATTATTAAATTTCCCCTCCAGCTCAAGCACATTGTTTAGCCACAAATTAACTTCATCACTGATAACTTCATTGTTCCTTTCAGCTGCCTCCATTTTTTGTTGTGTGTCATCCCTGATGGCCTTTAAAATATCGAAATGTTCTTTGAGTTCCTCAAATTTTTCTTTGGAATATATAAAATAACATGCGTGGGTCTTTAATTTGTTCCAAAAGTACTTCACAATCACATTCCCAATTTCTGATTCCATTCCTCCACAAAAGTTACTGAAACAAGGAACAACCATGATCTGCGCAGGAAGTTTACAGGGTATATTTGGTAGttcagaaataaaaaaaaaaatgatcatcAAACAATGCAATGTTAAAGAACCGAAACTTTCATACTTTCACGTAAGAGTCCTTTAGGTTTCATTCTGTTTTTAATGGTTCCAAAATGTGAAATTTCAACAAATACATGAAGAAGAACCTATCCCTTCCATATCCAGACTATGCCAGTTAACAAAGATCAAGTTTCATCTCTTTCCACAGGAAAATTTCCTAACCACACCGCACATATAGATCACTTGAGAAAGTAACAAACGTCCAAAAAAGAAGTTGAGGAGCGTACCTCGGCAATGCCAATGATGGTGAGCAAGATGAaatcaggaaaaaaaaaaaatacggcGATAAACAAGATGATGAACTCAGAAAAGGACCGATGTGAAGGCATTTGATGCTTGTCGGCCACTTGCACGTTCCCTCTTCGTTAATTATTCGATATTCTTTTCGTCTATTAATTAGTGCCGAAAAGAATGGAGTACTCCTTaactattataaaataataaacacggaacgaattttttttttaagaatcactttttaaatatttttttattcgtctgaattgatgaaaaaatGAATTTTCCTTCCTTCCTGCTCCTAGCTAGCGGCATAGTCAAGATTTTCAACTAGTGactaaatctttaaaaattctaaatattagtaatttttaacttctaaagtttaaattttgaatttaaggaaTTGAAAgtaaatttgttttttttgttcTAGTTGAACAAAGATCCgtcaatttctaaaatttatttataactcaaattcaaaaaaatcatttaaaatctcACTTTAtcataatatataataataataataatatatatgagaccttcattgtgattTAAATAATTATTCTAATTATCatcttaataaaataaaatttatattttacatCTCTCATtcaactaatggaaaatgaaaaaaaaaaaagacaatttacgtttttttttatttttattttttgctgcTGCGTTGTAGTTggataaaagaaaaagaattactTGCAAAGCGGTGCTcactgtaaaaaaaaaattgttgcgtTTGAGGAAAACATAGAAGAGTAGATAGGAAGGAAGAAATAAAATAGGAGAGTTTTACCTTTTTTATTAGTAACATCAATTAACTTCGGTCAGTTTGGCAACGACACAAAGAAAGTAAAGCACAgtaaatgaagaagaaaaaggcaGTAGTTATTATGGTatcaataaaatcttaaaaaatataagaaaagaaataagatatGAGAGCTATTCTTTATGGCAAAGGTGAATACATTCGTTTCTAGCGTCTCCGTCAGTCCGTCCCAAGGTTAATacgaaggagataaatcatggacacataaaggaggtatttatctcgattttatcgAGATTCAAACTCCAGATCTTAGTGTGGCAAGGGTAATAATTGATACTGTATTTCAATTAgagaaatgaagaaaaagaaaaaaatgagcaagaagagaaacagaaaaataaaagaaagaaatgagtaaaaaaaaaaatgacagtGGCTTACAGCGGAGGCTACTGTATGTATGAGAAAagtgggaaaaaaaaaataaaagagaaggtTTATTTGTCCAAGTCATAATTTGGTCCAATAAACTTTAAACCAATCCTACTTTAAATCAACCTAATCTTTATCTCCATGCTTATCTATTGAATTTAGACATTTAGTTTACTCcctatctaattttaatttaacaacctCATTTCATCATATTCtacaatttaatttattttttattattttttttatttttaagatttaatattaaatatttcaaatcatgatattttttaataaaaataatacaactgAAAGCTTTagtcaagtattttttaaatataagttaattttaatttgttgagaAATGAATCAACTGGTCGTGGCATTTTTCCCACCGCTTCTAGTGGCTGCCTGATCGAAGTCATGCTCGATTGCCTTGTGACCTTGCTTAACCCTCCGCGGCCGCAAGTCCGACCacataatttttcttcttaaatttttttttctctcttccttcCTTGTCttcaaagattttttttctactttaaattcctttctttACTCAATCTACACACTagagtaaaataaaaaattattattatttattaaaatcaaaccaaattaaaTGGATTTAATTATTTCATCAAAGACAtgaagaattt contains:
- the LOC122008502 gene encoding probable disease resistance protein At4g27220 isoform X1, encoding MPSHRSFSEFIILFIAVFFFFPDFILLTIIGIAEIMVVPCFSNFCGGMESEIGNVIVKYFWNKLKTHACYFIYSKEKFEELKEHFDILKAIRDDTQQKMEAAERNNEVISDEVNLWLNNVLELEGKFNNIENNFNRIVRDEKCCIPSLVPRYKVGREATKKRAKALELLDRKNFQAFSHTLDPSTLTHPSNKDFVSFGATKEAMRKVIDALNDDKVNLIGIYGMGGVGKTVLMEEIGRKMKEAETFDVVIDVVVSQNPNIAQIQRHIADALGMRESSNKMLATRLEKEKKVLIMLDDVWARLELVTEVGIPYQEHKGCKVMLTSRKAETCNVMETDVSVEVATLSEEDSWQLFRMRAGQVAESDGIEPVARKVAQECCGLPLAIAVVGRALRSYKDARAWEDALSQLKQSVPGNMEEVEEKLFKPLELSYQNLKTAELKQLFLYCCLFREDYDISEDEITRYAVGENLLSNLSTLENVRGRVHFLLQKLKLSCLVLDSKKAGCVKLHDVVRDVAVYIGFKDNNHFLVKAGLGLIDWPKYENLADCKRISLSNNFLQEIPEKPNCPKLILLLLNINPITSVPDNFFENMVSLNVLDLSNTDITSLPSSLICLKGLGTLRLDRCKQLNDINVVGELKTLVILTLQECRGITALPETVYGLVKLKLLDLSNCTLLQIPRNLVPKLTQLEELYLRGYNVTEALLVEVASLKKLVRVELYVKYARDFSEQIIPDNAYKALRHFIIYNEPDWFSLASKNQRDFFVKQASQSMISWGKPFLKRAEALRLDSCQWNFTDLIPLESMSCFANLQSLLIVNCHQIQCLLRSTDDTPSNAFGELMKLTLLDMENLEQICPGQLPAYSLKKLRTLELRRCRNIVDILPQDLLQRVHPSLVELLLEGCPGPHVLLNFEGLGHDSVIFPKLQMIRLSQMSNLISFCNGVVPPGSLHNLTTFEVVNCKKLLNLFTQTLEATHSRLLPSETFKKLKQLQIMRCPCLKHVFLPSIANELQSLERLEIKNNDFLETIITDEEGCDLKKGAFPMLKQLLLIKLPSLRYFFEGEPAKTLDWPSLEYIHLSDCLNLARLPIGHESAQKLKKVHVVRLDDVNWFKTLIWEDNITKSRFDIIQSINEVK
- the LOC122008502 gene encoding probable disease resistance protein At4g27220 isoform X2; the protein is MVVPCFSNFCGGMESEIGNVIVKYFWNKLKTHACYFIYSKEKFEELKEHFDILKAIRDDTQQKMEAAERNNEVISDEVNLWLNNVLELEGKFNNIENNFNRIVRDEKCCIPSLVPRYKVGREATKKRAKALELLDRKNFQAFSHTLDPSTLTHPSNKDFVSFGATKEAMRKVIDALNDDKVNLIGIYGMGGVGKTVLMEEIGRKMKEAETFDVVIDVVVSQNPNIAQIQRHIADALGMRESSNKMLATRLEKEKKVLIMLDDVWARLELVTEVGIPYQEHKGCKVMLTSRKAETCNVMETDVSVEVATLSEEDSWQLFRMRAGQVAESDGIEPVARKVAQECCGLPLAIAVVGRALRSYKDARAWEDALSQLKQSVPGNMEEVEEKLFKPLELSYQNLKTAELKQLFLYCCLFREDYDISEDEITRYAVGENLLSNLSTLENVRGRVHFLLQKLKLSCLVLDSKKAGCVKLHDVVRDVAVYIGFKDNNHFLVKAGLGLIDWPKYENLADCKRISLSNNFLQEIPEKPNCPKLILLLLNINPITSVPDNFFENMVSLNVLDLSNTDITSLPSSLICLKGLGTLRLDRCKQLNDINVVGELKTLVILTLQECRGITALPETVYGLVKLKLLDLSNCTLLQIPRNLVPKLTQLEELYLRGYNVTEALLVEVASLKKLVRVELYVKYARDFSEQIIPDNAYKALRHFIIYNEPDWFSLASKNQRDFFVKQASQSMISWGKPFLKRAEALRLDSCQWNFTDLIPLESMSCFANLQSLLIVNCHQIQCLLRSTDDTPSNAFGELMKLTLLDMENLEQICPGQLPAYSLKKLRTLELRRCRNIVDILPQDLLQRVHPSLVELLLEGCPGPHVLLNFEGLGHDSVIFPKLQMIRLSQMSNLISFCNGVVPPGSLHNLTTFEVVNCKKLLNLFTQTLEATHSRLLPSETFKKLKQLQIMRCPCLKHVFLPSIANELQSLERLEIKNNDFLETIITDEEGCDLKKGAFPMLKQLLLIKLPSLRYFFEGEPAKTLDWPSLEYIHLSDCLNLARLPIGHESAQKLKKVHVVRLDDVNWFKTLIWEDNITKSRFDIIQSINEVK